A stretch of Miscanthus floridulus cultivar M001 chromosome 13, ASM1932011v1, whole genome shotgun sequence DNA encodes these proteins:
- the LOC136501315 gene encoding histone-lysine N-methyltransferase ASHR2: MESAPQTPTTAAAGDVLRVADLPGRGRGLVASRNVREGEVLLSEPPVLLYPSTLSSLASYCSACFRSLPAAATTPCASCRAAAFCFPACAAASHPRLLCAALSHGGGAALAAAAPTEAIQEPLLFLLSAYSLPEPTLRSILSLSSAPPPPPGAQDAAGLHAAVAALAPPHMLPRGFSPDLTAALLAKDRGNSFAIMEPYRTGMSLELLKARAYAVYPRASLFNHDCLPNACHFDYPDRPGPGNTDIVVRALHDIPEGREVCISYFAANWRYADRQRRLLEDYGFRCECDRCQVESQWKDDDDDNNGDDGDDTMEDEGEDDAGDRGDDGMEEEEGDDATDGNDDFPHAYFFVRYLCDNEGCWGMLAPLPPSPNGDLSHVFECNLCGKLRKEEDAMPDEGTSGMVH; this comes from the coding sequence atggagaGTGCGCCGCAAACCCCCACCACGGCGGCCGCCGGCGATGTTCTTCGCGTGGCCGACCTCCCGGGGCGCGGTCGCGGTCTCGTGGCCTCCCGCAACGTCCGCGAGGGTGAGGTGCTCCTCTCCGAGCCTCCCGTCCTCCTCTACCCGTCCACCCTCTCCTCTCTCGCCTCCTACTGCTCCGCCTGCTTCCGctccctccccgccgccgccacgaCTCCCTGCGCTTCCTGCCGCGCCGCCGCCTTCTGCTTCCCGGCCTGCGCCGCCGCTTCGCACCCGCGCCTCCTCTGCGCCGCGCTCtcccacggcggcggcgctgccctcgccgccgccgcccccaccgAGGCGATCCAAGAGccactcctcttcctcctctccgcctACTCCCTCCCGGAGCCCACCCTCCGCTccatcctctccctctcctcggcGCCGCCTCCGCCCCCGGGCGCGCAGGACGCCGCGGGGCTCCACGCTGCGGTGGCGGCCCTAGCACCGCCGCACATGCTTCCCCGGGGCTTCTCGCCAGACCTAACGGCGGCGCTCCTCGCCAAGGACCGGGGCAACAGCTTCGCTATCATGGAGCCGTACCGCACTGGGATGTCGCTCGAGCTCCTGAAGGCGCGGGCCTACGCGGTGTACCCCCGTGCTTCGCTGTTCAACCATGACTGCCTGCCCAATGCGTGCCATTTCGATTACCCAGACAGGCCTGGGCCGGGGAACACTGACATTGTGGTGCGTGCACTCCATGACATACCTGAGGGGAGGGAGGTCTGCATCAGCTACTTTGCGGCCAATTGGAGGTATGCTGATAGGCAGCGCAGGCTGCTGGAGGATTATGGGTTCCGGTGTGAGTGTGATCGCTGTCAGGTGGAGAGCCAGtggaaggatgatgatgatgataacaatGGAGATGATGGGGATGACACCATGGAAGACGAGGGTGAGGACGATGCTGGAGATAGAGGtgatgatgggatggaggagGAAGAGGGGGATGATGCTACCGATGGCAATGATGATTTCCCACATGCCTACTTCTTTGTCAGGTACTTATGTGACAATGAGGGTTGCTGGGGTATGCTTGCTCCATTGCCACCGTCACCGAATGGGGACCTGTCCCATGTGTTTGAATGCAATCTCTGTGGGAAGCTAAGGAAGGAAGAGGATGCCATGCCTGATGAGGGCACTTCTGGCATGGTCCATTAG